In Leopardus geoffroyi isolate Oge1 chromosome D1, O.geoffroyi_Oge1_pat1.0, whole genome shotgun sequence, a single window of DNA contains:
- the MRGPRG gene encoding LOW QUALITY PROTEIN: mas-related G-protein coupled receptor member G (The sequence of the model RefSeq protein was modified relative to this genomic sequence to represent the inferred CDS: inserted 3 bases in 2 codons; deleted 1 base in 1 codon; substituted 1 base at 1 genomic stop codon), whose protein sequence is MFGLWRTSNSVLLDLTLAVGLGGLVGSRLVLWHLGFRVRKGPLSVYVLRPAAADSLFLCCQLGFSTVQAALGSRDNLSFAGFSVGLGLLLVXSCLSHVFPTCCPGCRPRHTSGIVCGLVWALSPPAMLRPANACGPLRPAPDPXPARAASVVWLLSPACAACAGSPAPFLWVNRRSQRPRPKLWGIAPGSELLLLFCGLPLVFWSLWPLLNLLRPLFGPLATLXRDAKPFICFTAGQQPGKRQPLWVVLQRSLGEEAARGARGQSLPMGLNIGAAPAPARPFPGDHPPTPTPQLPGRGPEG, encoded by the exons ATGTTCGGGCTCTGGAGAACCTCCAACAGCGTGCTTCTCGACCTCACTCTGGCCGTCGGCCTCGGAGGGCTGGTGGGGAGCAGGCTTGTCCTCTGGCACCTCGGCTTCCGCGTCAGGAAGGGCCCCCTCTCCGTCTACGTCCTCCGCCCGGCCGCCGCGGACAGCCTGTTCCTCTGCTGCCAGCTGGGCTTCTCCACCGTCCAGGCCGCCCTGGGCTCCCGGGACAACCTGTCCTTCGCGGGCTTCTccgtggggctggggctgctgctgg GCAGCTGCCTGTCCCACGTCTTCCCCACCTGCTGCCCCGGCTGCCGGCCCAGACACACCTCGGGCATCGTCTGCGGCCTCGTCTGGGCCCTGAGCCCGCCGGCCATGCTGCGGCCCGCCAACGCCTGCGGCCCGCTGCGGCCCGCACCAGACCCCTGACCTGCGCGCGCGGCCAGCGTCGTGTGGCTGCTGTCCCCGGCCTGCGCGGCCTGCGCG GGGAGCCCGGCGCCCTTCCTCTGGGTGAACCGCCGCTCCCAGCGCCCGCGGCCCAAGCTGTGGGGCAtcgctccgggctccgagctccTGCTTCTCTTTTGCGGCCTCCCGCTGGTCTTCTGGAGCCTGTGGCCCCTCCTCAACCTCCTGCGGCCCCTGTTCGGCCCGCTGGCCACCCT CCGCGACGCCAAGCCCTTCATCTGCTTCACCGCAGGCCAGCAGCCGGGCAAACGCCAGCCGCTGTGGGTGGTTCTGCAGAGGTCCCTGGGGGAGGAGGCCGCGCGGGGGGCCAGGGGCCAGTCTCTGCCCATGGGCCTCAATATAGGGGCTGCCCCGGCCCCGGCCAGACCCTTCCCGGGtgaccacccccccacacccacaccccagcTCCCCGGTCGGGGACCCGAGGGCTGA